The following proteins are co-located in the Fischerella sp. PCC 9605 genome:
- a CDS encoding proton extrusion protein PcxA (involved in light-induced Na+-dependent proton extrusion) codes for MSSNSLKRQLDSFARLKDRFLGSPEQALEQAHQAALKIEFIEGKYFNGDKIRDNGQIVFPQEEFENNLDILKQRMKEFNASRSTLGTLGQDHLMRLIFVEGILAKYTNDSDTSALAPIPSTTSSPVVNQKSYPPGVNIIEVKDVKPVPPGKRKKQTSKDFESQPYTESDNGKSGVLPRSIKKTLDKVKNDLNPGAEEEIVNAYRRSRAKTVIALRLLALLIIVPLVTQQVSKNFLILPIVEKFRGGEEAQVFLNSEMKEEALKELNTFREELELESLISSAPKMEAEAMEEKVKHKAVELTEEFRHKSSSALSNVFADIVALVAFALVLLFRRQDIAVLKSFIDNIVSGLSDSAKSFAIILTTDIFVGFHSPHGWEVLLESLSAHLGIAPNKSAISLFIATVPVIADTMVKYWIFRSLSRMSPSTVATLKEMDD; via the coding sequence ATGTCTTCTAATTCTCTTAAGAGACAGCTAGACTCATTTGCTCGGCTCAAAGACCGCTTCCTTGGATCACCAGAGCAAGCGCTAGAGCAGGCTCATCAGGCTGCATTAAAAATCGAATTTATTGAAGGCAAATACTTCAATGGTGACAAGATACGTGATAATGGTCAGATTGTCTTTCCCCAAGAAGAGTTCGAGAACAATTTGGACATTCTTAAACAAAGAATGAAAGAATTCAATGCAAGCAGATCTACACTCGGCACGCTCGGACAAGATCACTTGATGAGGCTGATATTTGTAGAGGGAATCTTAGCAAAATATACTAATGATTCAGACACCTCTGCATTGGCTCCGATACCATCTACAACTTCTAGCCCAGTCGTTAATCAAAAGTCATATCCACCAGGGGTAAATATCATTGAAGTTAAAGATGTTAAACCCGTCCCCCCTGGCAAGCGAAAAAAACAAACCTCAAAAGATTTTGAATCGCAACCATACACCGAGTCAGACAATGGTAAGTCAGGAGTACTGCCAAGATCAATCAAGAAGACGCTCGATAAGGTCAAAAACGATCTGAATCCTGGAGCTGAAGAAGAGATTGTTAATGCATATCGCCGCTCTAGAGCAAAAACAGTTATTGCTCTGAGGCTTTTGGCATTGTTAATTATTGTCCCCCTAGTGACGCAACAGGTATCTAAAAATTTCTTGATTCTTCCAATAGTAGAAAAGTTCAGGGGAGGAGAGGAAGCGCAAGTATTCTTAAACTCTGAAATGAAGGAGGAAGCCCTTAAAGAACTAAACACTTTTAGAGAAGAACTCGAATTGGAAAGCCTGATCAGTTCTGCTCCTAAGATGGAGGCAGAAGCTATGGAGGAGAAAGTTAAACATAAAGCAGTTGAACTTACAGAAGAATTTCGTCATAAGAGTAGTAGTGCTCTTAGCAACGTTTTTGCTGATATAGTGGCGCTTGTAGCTTTTGCCTTGGTACTGTTGTTCAGACGACAAGATATCGCTGTCCTCAAATCTTTCATAGACAATATTGTGTCTGGTCTGAGCGATAGCGCCAAATCGTTTGCCATTATCTTAACAACTGACATATTCGTGGGTTTCCACTCTCCTCATGGATGGGAGGTTCTGTTAGAAAGCTTGTCAGCCCATCTGGGGATTGCTCCCAATAAAAGTGCGATCTCTCTGTTTATAGCAACAGTCCCAGTTATCGCTGACACAATGGTTAAGTACTGGATCTTCCGCTCGCTCAGCCGGATGTCTCCTTCGACAGTAGCTACCTTGAAGGAAATGGACGATTAA
- a CDS encoding iron uptake porin, with the protein MTKILWKSLLASFAVLGTTQVDAKSTVAKETTPDQTQNISPDRNSAATSKDRNVKKVTTQTDNQQDKGFDTPQHQLLLTSPKFVHQDAQFSPHTQERISQDRKIAQVTSVSQLSDVQPTDWAFGALQSLVERYGCIAGYPNSTYRGNRPLTRYEFAAGLNACLDRVNELIATKTANLVTKEDLATLQRLQSEFTAELATLRGRVDTLEARNAELEANQFSTTTKLEGEVVLGLTDVFSGNDDNNTTLGARVRLDLLSSFTGEDELKIRIATNNIVSPEIDTQEGRLAFASEDGDGSTDALIETVFYGFSLGESTRIGVYANGSDADDITDTVNILDGDGGEGALSAFGTRNPIYSQLEDGAGLVVRQDLGKSLELSLAYLANSANNPSDDNGLFNGPYGALAQLTFKPSDKLTLGLTYINSYNRELETGSNRANPQSFLSDSLGVDVPFSSNSYGAQLSWKLSDKFVLGGWAGYTNARNLSTAEGTVDRGNVDIWNWAVTLALPDLGKQGNLAGIIVGMEPKVTSSSINEIEEDEDTSYHIEAFYEYRVTDNIAITPGVIWLTKPNHNNDNDDVVIGAVRTTFSF; encoded by the coding sequence ATGACAAAAATTTTGTGGAAATCTTTATTAGCTAGTTTCGCTGTTTTGGGAACAACACAGGTTGATGCTAAAAGTACGGTTGCAAAGGAAACAACACCTGACCAAACACAAAATATTTCCCCCGATCGGAATTCAGCAGCAACAAGCAAAGACCGTAATGTAAAAAAGGTGACAACGCAAACTGATAATCAACAGGACAAGGGTTTTGATACTCCTCAGCACCAGTTACTGTTAACGTCGCCAAAATTTGTCCATCAAGATGCTCAGTTCTCACCACACACCCAAGAGAGAATCAGTCAAGATCGCAAAATTGCACAGGTTACGTCGGTTTCTCAGTTATCAGACGTGCAACCTACAGATTGGGCTTTTGGTGCACTGCAATCTCTAGTAGAACGCTACGGTTGTATTGCTGGATACCCTAATAGCACGTATAGAGGCAATAGGCCGCTGACGCGCTACGAATTTGCCGCAGGTTTGAATGCTTGTCTAGACAGAGTGAACGAATTAATTGCCACGAAGACAGCAAATTTGGTGACTAAAGAAGATTTAGCCACATTGCAACGATTGCAGTCAGAATTTACTGCGGAGTTAGCGACACTACGGGGTCGTGTAGATACTCTTGAAGCTCGTAATGCTGAGTTGGAAGCCAATCAGTTTTCCACGACTACAAAACTAGAAGGGGAAGTAGTCCTTGGTCTGACTGATGTTTTCTCAGGAAATGACGATAACAATACAACCCTGGGGGCAAGGGTACGTCTGGATTTACTCTCTAGTTTCACTGGAGAAGATGAACTTAAAATCCGCATTGCGACTAATAATATTGTCAGCCCAGAGATTGACACGCAAGAGGGTAGGTTAGCCTTTGCCAGTGAGGATGGTGATGGTTCCACTGATGCCTTAATTGAAACGGTCTTCTATGGTTTCTCTCTAGGTGAAAGCACTAGGATCGGTGTTTATGCGAATGGAAGTGATGCAGATGATATTACTGACACAGTAAATATCTTGGATGGCGACGGTGGAGAAGGTGCTTTGTCAGCCTTTGGCACTCGCAACCCAATTTATTCTCAGCTAGAAGATGGTGCAGGGCTGGTAGTCAGGCAGGATTTGGGTAAGAGCCTAGAATTGAGTTTGGCGTATTTGGCAAATTCAGCGAATAACCCCTCAGATGATAATGGTTTGTTCAATGGTCCATATGGTGCGCTGGCACAGTTGACTTTCAAGCCTAGCGATAAATTAACTCTTGGCTTAACTTATATAAATAGCTATAACCGGGAGTTGGAAACTGGCAGCAATAGGGCAAATCCCCAATCCTTTTTGAGTGATTCATTGGGTGTTGATGTACCATTTTCCAGCAATTCTTATGGTGCACAGTTGTCTTGGAAGTTAAGTGACAAATTTGTTCTGGGTGGTTGGGCTGGATACACAAATGCTCGTAATTTGTCCACAGCAGAAGGAACAGTTGACCGTGGTAATGTTGACATTTGGAATTGGGCTGTCACTCTAGCATTGCCCGACTTGGGTAAACAAGGAAACTTGGCTGGCATCATTGTGGGTATGGAGCCTAAAGTCACTAGTTCCAGCATTAATGAAATTGAAGAAGACGAGGATACTTCTTATCACATTGAAGCGTTCTACGAGTACAGAGTGACAGATAATATCGCCATCACGCCAGGAGTTATCTGGCTGACAAAACCAAATCATAACAATGATAACGATGATGTTGTCATTGGTGCAGTGAGAACCACCTTTAGTTTCTAA